CGATGTGGACAAAGGGCGGGCAACCCTGAACGAGATTCTCGTCGAGGTGCTGCCGCTGGCCGAGGCCACGGGCGTGCGCATCGGCATCGAGACCGGCCGGTCCGAGGGGACCTTTCATACGCCCGGCGCCGTGCTGCGGCTCGTCGAGAGCTTTGCTTCACCGAGCCTCAGAATGGTGCCCGACTTCGAGGCCTGGCGGGTCTCGACCTCGGATCTGCCCTTGATGCATGTCGAGACCCAGGCGGCCTCGTCCGAGCCGGCGCCGGTTTCGCTTTTCCGCGCCTGCCTGCCCTATGCGCCGATTGTCCATGCCAAGCTGCTGCGCCTCGACGAGAACGGCGATGAGCCGCACTTCCCGCTGCGCGAGCTGATGGCGGCGATCGTCGAGAGTCCAATCCGGCACATCCTGGAAGTCGAGTACGAAGGCTGGATTCCCGATGTCGATCCACATCTGGATTGCATCGAACAGACCCGGCAGTGCTTGTCCTTGCTTCGCCGCATGGCGAGCCATGCCATTCCCGCCACATCGCTCAGCGCAGCAACGGGCGAGCGCGGCGTCTTGACCGAATAGGCCTCCGGGTTCGAGCGCGATGCGCCCGCTCGCGAGCCGCCGGGCGGGGGGCGGACTGTTGCCGGATACCGGACCGCGTCGAGCGACGGCGTGCGGCCGAGAGCATCGGCCGCACGCTCGGCAACGAGGCGTGCCAGGACAAGGTGGGTCCGATCACTGGCCGGAGCTTGCGATGCGGCAAGTCGCGGCCGGAGGACGACGACGTGACGTAGATCGCGGCGTCATATGCTCAATCTGCCCCTATGTGCCGTCACCGGACTTCTTATGCACCTGGCTCGGCAAGCGGCCTGCTTCAAAATCCCGGATGTAGTGCTCGATTGTCAGCGCCGTGCCCAGAAAATGCACCTCACCGGTGCGACGGTCCACGAGGATCGGCGAATTGCCGACCAGTTGATCCTCGAAGCGGCCGCTGCGCAGGTACTTGCTGCTTTGGTAGTTGAAAACGAAGCATGTTGGCTTCTCGATGATTGCATCGTCAAATATGACGTAGCTAAACTCGGGATCTTGTGGTGGTCTCTGTAATACCTCGTTTGCCATTTCCAGAGCTTCTGTCAAGCTTAAGTAATTATTGACCATCAATCGCTCCCGACCCCACTACAGAAGTGCCGCCGCCATAGCCTTTGTCTCCGATCGCCACCCGCAGCCTGCTGGATAGGCGATCGAATGTCGTGGTCATAAGCCCCTGAGGGAATCAGTCGCGTTCGCTCGTCCGATCTGTAAGGACATGGACACGTCACGCCGGAGGCCGACGGTGCTCGCCGCAAAGGAAAGCCACTGGCGAACCGCCCGCCCCAGGCATCGCCCAATGCCGCGATCGCGGTCGACTCGAGGATCCCGAGCTCCCCCATCGGCTCTCGCACGAGCAAGTTCGCGGGATCAACAAGCGCTCATCGCGGCAACGGTCTCCTGTCAGAGAGGCCGAACCTGGCTCGGAATGCCGCGTCTTCTGTAACATTGACCGGCAGAACGAAGTCCGGAATTCCGGGGGCATGCACCGCTTCCATCTGCTTCATGGCCTCTGTCGGCGGGGTTGCGCACACCACTTCTGCCGACAATTCGCAATCGGCCACGCTCGGATAGGCTTTCGCAAACTGACCTGAGACAACGAACAGAAGATAGGCGGACAACTTTCGCCGGAGCGCGCTCTCGCGCTCGGCATCATCGGCGATGTCCCCATTGTCGTAAATCACCAATCCGACACGTGACGAGACGCCCGGCAACCGTGTAATGAGGTCGATAGAGGTGAAATCGGACAAGCTCATCGTTACCTCCTACAATGAACTCATCTGCCCTGTCAGTCCAGATTGTATTCGTTTCTCGATCTCCTCAAGCGGGAATTACGGTGATGCTGCATTTTATTGGCGCAAGCTGGGACTGGCGGTCTGGGCGATCCGCTGGAGCCGCCCAGGCCGACGACGCGAAACTGCCGGCATAGGGCGAGTCGGGTCCGGCGGCCCGGATGGGCGCGCCGCGTGCTGGGGCCCGACGGCCTGCGCCGAAGGACGCCGGTGGGTGTTTCACGACATCGGCCGGAGGCGCGCGGCGCCTTCATGCCGATGCGTTCGGGCCTGAACCCATTGGGGCGCGGAGCTGTCAGGCGACCGCCCTTTCTGCAGAGGCAAATCTCCTCGCCGGCCGGCCGGACTCCCTATTTGCCCTCTTCGTACTTGGGCAGGTATCGCGCAAAGAAGGGATCTTTCTCCGTCAGCAATGTCTTGCCGACCAACTTGAGAACCGTCACCTCGGCTATGGGGCTCGGCTCCTCGCCGTCGAACATGGTGCAGAGCCCATAGGAGGCTGGAAATTCCTCGCCGACGAGACGGAAGAAATTTTGCATCTTTTCGAGTATGTTGTCTGGCGTCTTATGGTGCATCCAATTGACGAACGAAAGGACATCGTCATCGAGTTCACGAAACGTCAATTTGTCCGACCATCCGCACGTCTTGTCACAGAAATTACTTATTTTCTCCATGATAATTCCCATTCTCTCGCCGTTGTGAAAGATTGGATACTTAGAGTCATAGAGATATTCTTCTTCATCGGACATATACTCGTGTCCAAATTTATCTCCGACGGTGGCGACGATCCAAAAATTGATGACGCTCATGGTTCCATCTCTTGATTTGTGGCCGTGTGGTGTAATGACGTGTATCAGAACGATGTATGTTATATAGGTCTATTAAACTTCAAAATGGAACATCATCTATCTTTGCAGTGATTCCATATTCATTTTCATATTGTCTAATAATCCTCATTGTTTCATCGGAAAATCCATCATTGCTGTGAAAATAAGGTATTCTACCTGTCGCAAGAGCTACCTCAAATGTTGTTCTCGCTTGCCTTCTCATAGCTTTCTTCAGTTTGAAAGCGAGCTTAGTTTGAGCGATATATATGTCGCTGATGGTGTCAAGTTCCCTCGGCGAGCCTCCCTTGAGAAGAATGTTATCGAAAGCCGAGTTTGGCACACCACCGATTCGCTTTGCGAGCAAAATATCGTTGGGACTGGGGCTCCCCGATTTGACCGGGACAATACGACCGGGATTCCTGACTTCATCCAGGCTGATGAACTTAAATTTGTGGACACGATTGTTGAACGCCTCGTCAATTGCTAGGCTGAAAGCGGACTGACGCGAATGACCGGCCTGCTCGAATTTTCGTATTACCTCTTCATTGGGACGTAACGGTGCTCCCCGTTTGAACTGCGGGTAGCGGACGGGATCTTCGAAATCCGGAATGGGAGAGATTTTGGACGTTATCGGACCATCGACGTCGTCTTTCGATGGGGGACGGGGAGGCGGCTCCGGGGGGACGGATTCAATTTTGGCGCTGCCGTGCCCCATTGCTTTAGGATTCGGCTCCAGCACGGACTGCATCGCCTTCGCGGCACTGCGACCCGATCGAAGCAGCGCCGGAGCCTCGAGGACGATGCCGCCGAGCACCGTGCCGACGAGGTCGTAGTGATAGCGATAGGCCTTGCTGATGAAGTCGTCCTGGAGGGTCCTGCCGTCCTCCATCAGCTGAATGAAGTCGGCGCCGGAGAGGGGCTGGCCTTTGTTGACCTGCAGGCGGGTCGCGAGATCGCCGGCGAGAGCCTTGTAGGCCGCGAGGCTGCCCCGCACCGGAATGCGCTTGAGTTCGTTCTGGAGATAGTCGACCGCGTCCAAGCTGCCCGTGACGGCAGCGAAGGCGATGGCCGCGGCATAGGCGTCCGCAAGGCTCTCCTGGAATTCGGGCGGCTGGCCGAGAGCCCGGCCTCCGCCCTGCCAGAAGGCGGGCTCGTAATGGGCCCTCATGTCTTCGAGGGAGTGGTCGATCTTGGAGTAAACCTCCCCCGAGAGCTTCCAGCGGGCGGCCTTCAGCTGGCCGGCGAACGCGGATGGATCGAACCCGCCGGGCCGGGCGAAGCCGAAGTTGGAGGGAGAGCCTCGGTCGAGCGGCTCGGGGATCGGCCCGGACAGCGGATCTCCATCCGGCGCCTGGGCGTTGGCCGGAGGCTGGGCGTGCGGCGCCGCGCCCCGAGGGACGGCGGGTGCGACGGGCGCGCGGCTGACGAGGCTGTCCTGAAACCGCTGCCCCCGGTCGACCAGGTCGGCGAGCTCGCCCTCGGAAAGCGAGGCGCCGGGATTGGCCTGGATCTGTCGGCGGAGCTCACCGTCGAGGCCGCGATAGGCGGCGAGACCGTTGTTCACGCTCATGCCGGGGAGGCCGGCTTCGAAGCGGTCGAGCGCCTCCGTGGTGCCGGTCAGCGCGCTGCCGATGAGCGCGGCGGCGTAGCCTGTCGCAGCCGCCTGGTGGAATCCGACGCTCTGGCCTTGCGCAAAAGCGCCACCCTGGTCAGCGGTCGGATCGTAGAGGGAGCGGATCTCGGCCTGCGCTCGGTCGATGACGGCAAGAATCCTTGCCCTGAACCGCTTCGGGGCGGCGCGCGCTTCGGCGACGAGCGCGGGGAAATCGAGACCGGCCGGCGCGTGGAAGCCGATTCCGGCAGGCTTGTTTGGGTCGGCCTTCGGTGCGACGGGCGCCGGAGGTGTCTCGCCGGGTTGCCGATAGCTGACGGGCGTCAGCACGGCGTCCCGATCGAGCGAGGCCGGATCGGCGCCGGCGGCCAATGCGGCCATCCCGCCGCGGGCGAGACCGAGGGGGTCCATACCGCCCGGCGCCGCCTGGGGCGGGCCGTTGCCCGCGAGGCCTGGAAGTCCGGGCATGCCCGTTGCGGATGTGCCGGCCGGCATGCCCGGCAGCGTCATGGTCGCGGTCGGTTGCCAGGATCCCGCCGGGACCGGTCCCTCCTGCGCCCGAACGGGCGGGGCGGCGGCTCCGGCCGGCGGCGACGCGAGCGGTCCCGCCGCCGCGCCGGATGGGCCGGCCGCCGCCGGGTCCGCCGGCCGGCGATCCGCCAGCGGGATCCGGAGCGGCATCCCGCCGGCCGGCGCGGCCCGAAGGCTGGCGACGTAGCGCTCGCCGGCCGTCCGCTGGCCCTCGAAGACCAGCTTCGCCAGCCCGGGGTCGAGGCTTTTGAGGATGCGGTTGGGGGTGAGGTCTGGGTGCCCCTGGCCGGTGGTGAGGATGGAGAGATAGTCCGGGGCGACGAGGCCCATGACGGCGTCGCGCTCGGCCGCGGCGCGGTCGCGGTCCTCGCCGTGCCGCTGCACCGCGTTGCGGGCGAACTTGCGCATCACGGCGTCGGAGGCGTCGGGGTGTCGCGTCCGGAACCAGGCGCCGGCATGGCCGTGCCCGCCATCGGCCAGGGTGGCGGGATCGATGGTCGTCGGCACGGATGCCGACACCGCATCGGCCGCGCCGTCCGGGCTGCCCGCATCGCCCGGGCCGGCCTCGCCCGGTGCCGGCGGGCGCTGCCAGATCGCCCGGCGTGCCTCGGGGTCGGCGAGGATGGCGGCGCCCTTGGCCGCCGCGAGCCTGTCGGGCAGGCCTTTGAGGCGGGCGTCCCAGGCCACCTGCGGCAGGTCGGGGTTGCGGGCGGTGCCGGTGAGCTGCTGCTCGGCGGCATCGCGCATGGCTGCGTCGGGATGCTCGGCGATGGTGCGCAGGAGCTCGGCGTCGAGCCCGTCCTGGCGCTCGACATGGTAGCGCCGCCGCTCGCCCGCCTCGGCCTCGGCGAGCGGGCCGGTGAGCTCGCTGCCGAGCTCGTCGATTCGCCAGGCCAGGCGCTGGCGCACCTCCGGCGACCAGCGGGCGGCCATGGCTTGCGCCTCGTCCCGGAACTGGGAGCGGAAGCGGCTGGTGGCGTCGCCGCCGCCGGGCGGCATGGCGTCCCGGGTGGCGCGGGCATAGGCGGCCTGGGTGACGGCGAAGCGCTGGAGATCGGCGCGGGCACGCGTCTGCAGCTCCGCCGGCGAGAAGTCGGGGATGCGGGGCATGAGGGCTCACGATGGGAGGGGAGCTCCGGCTGGCAGGCGGGCATGCGCGAGCGCCGCCGTCGCGCCGCGGGCAGCGGCGAGGCGTCGGACGTCAGGACATGCGAAAGCGGCCCCGGGGACGGCATGTCCCAGGCTGTTGTCGGCAGCGTTGGCGAGGGGCCGGAAAGCCGTTCCGGGGCGGATCAGGCGGGCTGCAGGCGCAGCACCGCACCGCACCGTCAGATTCTGCCATAGCCGCGCCGGAGATCAAGGAGGGGTGGCAATTCGAAAAAGCGCCGGTCGGGCTCTGCGCGGTATCGACGCGCGGTCGAAGAGCCGTCTCCCGATCGGTTGCGACATAGGGCTAGAAGCGCGCCGGGCTGAGTCCCGCGCCCGCGCGTGCTGCCCCGGCGCCCCGCCCCCTCCTACGGCCCGGCGGGCGCTTCCCCACCGGCGGCCGCGTCCGGCGGCGGGCGCGGCCAGCGGAAATCGTCGGCACGGCCTTCCTTCGGCGCCAGCGCCTCGCCGCGCAGCAGCACCCTGGCGGCGGAAGGGTCGGCGTTCGGCGGGAAGGGCGCGGGCGCGGTGCGGGCCGTGGTGGCGACCTGCGCCGGGCCGGCGGGCGCACCGCCGAGCAGCCCGCCGCCGGCGGTGGGCTCGACCGGGTCGAGCGGCTGCACCGGGCCGAATTCCGGCTTCTCCGGCTCGGGCGCTTCCAGGGCGGCGCCGGGGGCGGGCGCCCCGGCTGCCGCCGGCGCCTCCTTGTCGGTGGGGGCGAGCAGGGCGGTCGGCGGCGGGGCCGCCGCCGCCGGCGCCGCGTTCAGCACGCGGCGCAGCTCGCGCTCGACGTAATGGGCGGCGACCTGCGCGCCGGCTTTGGAGAAATGCACGCCGTCGCCCAGGCGCAGCTTGGTGATCTGGCCGTTCAGGTCCGGCCCCGAGACGGCATAGTCGCCGTCGTCGTTGACGAAGCTGTCCCAGATGTCGACATAGGTGCAGCCCGCCGCCTCGCAGCGCTCGCGATAGATCGCGTTGAACGACACCATGCCGGCGCTGAGGCTTGGGCTGCGCATCGGCGGCAAACCGACCCAGACGGTCTTGATGCCCTTGGCCTTCAGCTGGGCGAGCATGCCGTCGACCCGCTTGACATAGGCGGCGCGCCAGGCGTCGGTGTCCAGGTCATAGGTGGTGCCGTTGTCGCGCAGGGGCTGCCGGTCGTTGGATCCGATCAGGATCACCGCGGCGGCGATCGTGTCGCCCGAGGCCAGCACCTTGGCGAGCTCCTTGTCCCAGTCGTAGAAATCGTCGCGCACCAGGCCGGAGGACGCCTTGGTGCGCGATACCACGGCGATGTCGGGCCGGTCGGCGAACTGGGTCGAGAGGCCCCCGGCCAGGAGATCGGCCAGGGAATCGCCGATGACGTCGACGAAGATCGAGGGCGCCACCGCCGGCTCCTTGGGCTGCTCCTGCACCTTCTGCGGCGCGGGTGTCGCGAAGGGCGAGGCGCGTGGCTTGCGACGCGGCTTGACCGGCACGAAGCGCGGGCGCGCCTGCCGGTCCGGCTCGTAGCGCGGGCGCTCGGGCTCTCCGCCGAACAGCCGCTCCAGGAAGCCGGTGAAGCCGCCCTGCGCCAGCGCCGGAGCCGCGCCGCAGAGCGCCAGCCCGAGGAGACACAGCACGAGGAAGGAGACCCGACGCATGGCCCGCCAATATCACGATGATCGCGGCGCGGCGATGGCGCGCGCCGCCCGGTGCGCCGCCATGCGGCCGGGCCGCCTCACGGCACCGCGCCCATGCGCTGCAGCAGCGCCGATGTGGCATAGCCGTCGGCGGTGAGGCCGACCGAGGCCTGCCAGGCGCGCACCGCCGCCCGCGTCCCGGGCCCGACCTTGCCGTCGATGGTGTCGACGGAAAAGCCGAGCGCCACCAGCCGGCGCTGCATCGCCTCGAGCTGGACGCGCGTCAGCGCCTTGTCGTCCGCCGGCCAGGTGCCGGCGACCGGCCCGCCGCCGCGGATGCGGTCGGCCAGCAGTCCGACCGACAGGGTGTAGCTGTCGGAGATGTTGTAGCTCTTGATCGCCCAGTAGTTCTCCAGGGTCAGGAAGGCCGGGCCGCGGGCGCCGGCCGGCAGCAGCAGCCAGGCCTTGCCGTCGGCCGGCAGCGCCTGGCCGTCGGCCCGCGTCAGGCCGAGCTTCGCCCAGGCCGCCGGTGGCTGGCCCTCGTGGGGCGTGATCGCGGTGAAGTCGAAGTCCGCCGGCAGCCGCACCTCGTAGCCCCAGCGCTGCTTCGTCTTCCAGTCGTAGTGGTCGAGATAGGTGGCGATCGAGCCGAGCACGTCGGGCACGCTGCGCCAGATGTCGCGCCGGCCGTCGCCGTCCATGTCGACGGCGTGCTTGAGGAAGCTCGACGGCATGAACTGGGTCTGGCCGAGCGCGCCGGCCCAGGAGCCGGTCATGGCGCGCGGCGGGATGTCGTGCGCCTCGAGGATCTGCAGGGCCGCGATCAGCTCGCCGCGGAAATAGTCCGGGCGCCGCGTCGTGCAGCAGGCGAGGGTGGCGAGCGAGCGGATGGTGTCCGAATTGCCGGCGCCGCTGCCGTAATTGCTCTCCAGCCCCCAGATCGCCAGGATCACCGCCCGGTCGACGCCCGTCTCCCGCTCGATCCGGTCGAGCCAGGGCTTCCAGCGCCGGGCGAGGTCGCGCCCCTGCGCCACCCGGGCGTCGGTGACGCGGCTCTGGACATAGCTGCGGATGGTCTGGCTGAACTCCGGCTGCGCCCCGGCGAGGCTGATCACCTTCGGGTCCGGCGTCACCCCGGCGAAGGCCGCGTCGAAGGTGGCGCGGCTGACGCCGGCCTTCTCGGCCTGCGGCCACAACCCGGCGACGAAGGCGGCAAAATCCGCCGCCCGCGCCGGCGCGGCGGCGAGGAGCAGCACGGCGGCGGCGACGAGGAGGCCGCGCCCCGCGAGTCCCAGCCCGGCGCCGGTGCGCTGTGCGATCGTGCGGGCTCGGCTGGACATCGGCCTCTGGCGCTCCCCTGGCGCGGGCCGTCCGCCTGTGCAGCATTGCGGCCCCGCAGTTCGATTCGGCCGAGTTTGTGCTAAGAGGCGTGTTCGCACAACGAGGGACAAGGCATGCAGGCAGGACAGGCGATGCGCAGAACGAAGTCCCTGGACCCCGCGGTCGCTTCGGCCCTGCGCAGCATCGAGACCGAGCGGCGCGGCCTGGACGTGCTGGTCGCCGCCCTGTCGAACGGCCTGGGCGATGCTTTTGCTGCCTGCATCGCCCGCATCCAGGCGGCCAGGGGCCGCGTCATCGTCACCGGCATGGGCAAGTCCGGGCATGTCGGCCGCAAGATCGCGGCGACGCTGGCCTCGACCGGCACGCCGGCCTTCTTCGTCCATCCCGGCGAGGCCAGCCACGGCGATCTCGGCATGATCACCCCGGACGACGTGGTGATGGCCCTGTCCTGGTCGGGCGAGACGCGCGAGCTCGGCGACCTCATCGACTATGCCAGCCGCTTCGGCGTGACGCTGATCGCCGTGACCTGCTCGCCGGATTCGACCCTCGGCCGCGCCGCCGACATCTGCCTGGCCATGCCCAGGGCG
This portion of the Labrys wisconsinensis genome encodes:
- a CDS encoding YrhB domain-containing protein, which encodes MVNNYLSLTEALEMANEVLQRPPQDPEFSYVIFDDAIIEKPTCFVFNYQSSKYLRSGRFEDQLVGNSPILVDRRTGEVHFLGTALTIEHYIRDFEAGRLPSQVHKKSGDGT
- a CDS encoding DUF6572 domain-containing protein, with amino-acid sequence MSLSDFTSIDLITRLPGVSSRVGLVIYDNGDIADDAERESALRRKLSAYLLFVVSGQFAKAYPSVADCELSAEVVCATPPTEAMKQMEAVHAPGIPDFVLPVNVTEDAAFRARFGLSDRRPLPR
- a CDS encoding restriction endonuclease fold toxin, with protein sequence MPRIPDFSPAELQTRARADLQRFAVTQAAYARATRDAMPPGGGDATSRFRSQFRDEAQAMAARWSPEVRQRLAWRIDELGSELTGPLAEAEAGERRRYHVERQDGLDAELLRTIAEHPDAAMRDAAEQQLTGTARNPDLPQVAWDARLKGLPDRLAAAKGAAILADPEARRAIWQRPPAPGEAGPGDAGSPDGAADAVSASVPTTIDPATLADGGHGHAGAWFRTRHPDASDAVMRKFARNAVQRHGEDRDRAAAERDAVMGLVAPDYLSILTTGQGHPDLTPNRILKSLDPGLAKLVFEGQRTAGERYVASLRAAPAGGMPLRIPLADRRPADPAAAGPSGAAAGPLASPPAGAAAPPVRAQEGPVPAGSWQPTATMTLPGMPAGTSATGMPGLPGLAGNGPPQAAPGGMDPLGLARGGMAALAAGADPASLDRDAVLTPVSYRQPGETPPAPVAPKADPNKPAGIGFHAPAGLDFPALVAEARAAPKRFRARILAVIDRAQAEIRSLYDPTADQGGAFAQGQSVGFHQAAATGYAAALIGSALTGTTEALDRFEAGLPGMSVNNGLAAYRGLDGELRRQIQANPGASLSEGELADLVDRGQRFQDSLVSRAPVAPAVPRGAAPHAQPPANAQAPDGDPLSGPIPEPLDRGSPSNFGFARPGGFDPSAFAGQLKAARWKLSGEVYSKIDHSLEDMRAHYEPAFWQGGGRALGQPPEFQESLADAYAAAIAFAAVTGSLDAVDYLQNELKRIPVRGSLAAYKALAGDLATRLQVNKGQPLSGADFIQLMEDGRTLQDDFISKAYRYHYDLVGTVLGGIVLEAPALLRSGRSAAKAMQSVLEPNPKAMGHGSAKIESVPPEPPPRPPSKDDVDGPITSKISPIPDFEDPVRYPQFKRGAPLRPNEEVIRKFEQAGHSRQSAFSLAIDEAFNNRVHKFKFISLDEVRNPGRIVPVKSGSPSPNDILLAKRIGGVPNSAFDNILLKGGSPRELDTISDIYIAQTKLAFKLKKAMRRQARTTFEVALATGRIPYFHSNDGFSDETMRIIRQYENEYGITAKIDDVPF
- a CDS encoding sugar phosphate isomerase/epimerase family protein; translation: MLDSLALSVWSLQQLTLERGVPLGTLLDVIVDLGVSQIELNEDYVRLPEYRHLAGMRRLRAELESRGLKLLSTWFYTDFLGTVRISSRPALVEQLREYLLTAAELGAEQLTLPLGDGFDGIDVDKGRATLNEILVEVLPLAEATGVRIGIETGRSEGTFHTPGAVLRLVESFASPSLRMVPDFEAWRVSTSDLPLMHVETQAASSEPAPVSLFRACLPYAPIVHAKLLRLDENGDEPHFPLRELMAAIVESPIRHILEVEYEGWIPDVDPHLDCIEQTRQCLSLLRRMASHAIPATSLSAATGERGVLTE
- a CDS encoding SGNH/GDSL hydrolase family protein, producing the protein MRRVSFLVLCLLGLALCGAAPALAQGGFTGFLERLFGGEPERPRYEPDRQARPRFVPVKPRRKPRASPFATPAPQKVQEQPKEPAVAPSIFVDVIGDSLADLLAGGLSTQFADRPDIAVVSRTKASSGLVRDDFYDWDKELAKVLASGDTIAAAVILIGSNDRQPLRDNGTTYDLDTDAWRAAYVKRVDGMLAQLKAKGIKTVWVGLPPMRSPSLSAGMVSFNAIYRERCEAAGCTYVDIWDSFVNDDGDYAVSGPDLNGQITKLRLGDGVHFSKAGAQVAAHYVERELRRVLNAAPAAAAPPPTALLAPTDKEAPAAAGAPAPGAALEAPEPEKPEFGPVQPLDPVEPTAGGGLLGGAPAGPAQVATTARTAPAPFPPNADPSAARVLLRGEALAPKEGRADDFRWPRPPPDAAAGGEAPAGP
- a CDS encoding lytic murein transglycosylase, translated to MSSRARTIAQRTGAGLGLAGRGLLVAAAVLLLAAAPARAADFAAFVAGLWPQAEKAGVSRATFDAAFAGVTPDPKVISLAGAQPEFSQTIRSYVQSRVTDARVAQGRDLARRWKPWLDRIERETGVDRAVILAIWGLESNYGSGAGNSDTIRSLATLACCTTRRPDYFRGELIAALQILEAHDIPPRAMTGSWAGALGQTQFMPSSFLKHAVDMDGDGRRDIWRSVPDVLGSIATYLDHYDWKTKQRWGYEVRLPADFDFTAITPHEGQPPAAWAKLGLTRADGQALPADGKAWLLLPAGARGPAFLTLENYWAIKSYNISDSYTLSVGLLADRIRGGGPVAGTWPADDKALTRVQLEAMQRRLVALGFSVDTIDGKVGPGTRAAVRAWQASVGLTADGYATSALLQRMGAVP